Sequence from the Actinomyces slackii genome:
GCCGCCGTGCCCACGAGGCGGAGGTTCTCCACGCCCTCGGGGAGGGTGGCGTCAACACTGGCCCAGGCGGTGTCAGTGCCGCCGGTGTCCGTGATGGAGTCCCCGGCGTCGTCGATCATGAAGGAGTCATCCCCGTCTCCGCCGCTGAGGGCGCTGGCCCCCGCGGTGGCGGTGCCCACTGAGGTGTCGCCCTCGATGGTGGCCGAGCCGATGCCGGACAGGCTGCCCTTGTGGGTGGTGATCAGCTCGGAGTAGGCGCTGCCCAGGACGCTGTTGCCGGTCAGGCGCAGCCCGGTGACATGGCCCACGATCTTCTTGGAGCCGTCACGGCCCGCCGAGACCTCCGCGCCCACGTAGACCACCGGGACGGAGGCCGCGTTGGGCACGAACACGTTGTTCTCGACCGCCACGTCGGTCAGCGGGCCGTTGCCGCCGTTGTAGCTCTGGGCGCTGCCGTCGACGGGGCTGGGAACCGAGCCGGCGCCCATGTAGGACCAGGCGTTGCGCGAGCTCAGGCCCGAGGCGGCCGACTTGCCATCCCAGACCGACTCGATGCCCACCATGGCCTTGGACGCGGCACCCGTGACGGTGTTGCCGGTGAAGGTGGTGCGGGAGGAGTCGGTGCCCACGTAGAGCACCCATGCGGCGGCGCTGCCAGACTTGAGGTCGATCGTGTTGTTGGAGAAGGTGTTGCCCTCGCTGCCCTGGTAGGCCTGGAGGAGGCCCTGGCCACTGGCGCGGTCCGAGACGATCGTGTTGGAGCGCACGATGTTGTTGTCGGAGTTGTAGGCCAGGTGCACGCTGGAGGAGCGGGAGTTGGACAGGTAGTTGTTCTCCACCAGGTTGCCCGAGGCGTTGTTCTGCATGGAGATGTTGCGCACGTTGCCGCTGACGACATTGCCGCTGACCAGGGAACTGGTCATGCCGTGCAGGCCCAGGCCGTAGTAGCCCCCGTGCACGCTGTTGCCGGCGATGGTGATGCGAGAGGCCTCGTGGACGTTGGGGCTGACCGTGCCCTCGGCGGTGTACTGGTCCCAGATGGGGCTGGCCGACGACGCATAGGGGGTGCCGGCATTGTTCAGCGCGGTGGACACCAGCAGGGAGTAGACGGTCCCCTTGTGGGAGGCGTCGGCCTCAACGTTCTCCAGGCGGTTGTTCTCGATGCGGATGTCGGTCAGCGGCCCGCCGTTGGCGGAGAGCTGGATGCCGCGGAAGGTCAGGCCCACCATGGACACGCGGCTGATGGTGGTCTGGGTCAGGGCGTCGCCGACGATCCCGCGGGAGAAGGCGCTGTCCTTGAGGTTCATCGTCAGGTTGGTGACCACGGTGCCCGAGGACTTGGCCGCCAGGGTGATGGCGTCGGCGGGCCGCGATGCGCTGCCCCCGGCGATGGTCACGGTCAGCGTGGCGCCGTTGCCGTCCAGGTAGGGCAGGGCGTCGGGAAGGGTGAGCCCTGAGCTCAGGGTGTAGTTCTGCCCCGCGGCCAGGCGCAGGCCCAGCCCGCGGGAGGCGGCCAGGTCGATGGCCTCCTGCAGGCCGGTGCCGGCGTCGTCGCCGAAGTCGTAGGCCAGGGCGGTGACCTCGGTGGTGAAGGTGGCCCCGTAGGTGGTCCCGCCCACCGCGATGGTGACGTCGGCGCCGGCGGCCTCATCCTTGCCGCGCTGGAAGTCCACGTGGGAGGCGCCGTCGGAGACGACGATGTGCTCCGCGCCGGAGGTTGAGGACTGGGCCTCCTTGAGGGAGGGGACGACGTCGACCTGACCGGCCGCCTTGGCCTGTCCCAGGCCCTCCTGCTCGATATAGGTGTCCAGGTCGACGCCGCCCGTGCTGGGCTCGGGCTGGCTGGAGCCGGCCTGGGCGGCGTCGGCAGGGGCCTGGGGTGCGGGCGCGGCAGGCTGGGCGGGCTGAGCGGGCTGCGCAGGCGCCGGGGCCTCCTCGGACGCGCCATCGCCGGTGGTGGCGGCCTCCTCCTGGGTGGACTCCCCGGAGTCGCCTCCCGGCTCGGCGCTCGCCCTGGGGGTGGTCAGGCTTCCAGTTCGCTGGATGTCATTGGTGGTCTCGGCCGCTTCGTCGATCGGGGCCGCAGTTGCGGTGGGCGGGGCGGTCGCCGTGCTGGAGGCGGTGGGCGCGTCTGACTTGCAGGCGCTCAGACTCAGGGTCAGCGCCACGGCGAGGGCCATTGCCGCGTGGCCTCGACGGATACCGTGCGTCATGTTCTTCTCTTCGGGAGGGTCGGGCACCCGAGCGGGGCACAGGGGTTGTCGCGATCGTGCGCTCCGCAACACTCCATGGGGAGTGATGGCGCTCCACGGGAGGGGCCATGATCGGAGCGTGACCAAACCTAGCGCCTCCCGGAGGTCAGCGCGCCGCCAGATGGAGGGCATCCACCCC
This genomic interval carries:
- a CDS encoding calcium-binding protein, which translates into the protein MTHGIRRGHAAMALAVALTLSLSACKSDAPTASSTATAPPTATAAPIDEAAETTNDIQRTGSLTTPRASAEPGGDSGESTQEEAATTGDGASEEAPAPAQPAQPAQPAAPAPQAPADAAQAGSSQPEPSTGGVDLDTYIEQEGLGQAKAAGQVDVVPSLKEAQSSTSGAEHIVVSDGASHVDFQRGKDEAAGADVTIAVGGTTYGATFTTEVTALAYDFGDDAGTGLQEAIDLAASRGLGLRLAAGQNYTLSSGLTLPDALPYLDGNGATLTVTIAGGSASRPADAITLAAKSSGTVVTNLTMNLKDSAFSRGIVGDALTQTTISRVSMVGLTFRGIQLSANGGPLTDIRIENNRLENVEADASHKGTVYSLLVSTALNNAGTPYASSASPIWDQYTAEGTVSPNVHEASRITIAGNSVHGGYYGLGLHGMTSSLVSGNVVSGNVRNISMQNNASGNLVENNYLSNSRSSSVHLAYNSDNNIVRSNTIVSDRASGQGLLQAYQGSEGNTFSNNTIDLKSGSAAAWVLYVGTDSSRTTFTGNTVTGAASKAMVGIESVWDGKSAASGLSSRNAWSYMGAGSVPSPVDGSAQSYNGGNGPLTDVAVENNVFVPNAASVPVVYVGAEVSAGRDGSKKIVGHVTGLRLTGNSVLGSAYSELITTHKGSLSGIGSATIEGDTSVGTATAGASALSGGDGDDSFMIDDAGDSITDTGGTDTAWASVDATLPEGVENLRLVGTAAKGTGNSADNALTGNAADNTLSGGAGNDTLSGGEGSDTLTGGEGADSFVIDARLDGSVDTITDFAAGQDTLVLSTTVFGELTGQWLAPKGSETAQTRVIQDGDTLLFDADGSGTAFKPVAFATVSGAGALTRANIVVR